A window from Festucalex cinctus isolate MCC-2025b chromosome 4, RoL_Fcin_1.0, whole genome shotgun sequence encodes these proteins:
- the LOC144017732 gene encoding uncharacterized protein LOC144017732 isoform X3, which produces MFMIISKLCRSLIIILIESDVSEEDLHREQQEAKPPHHIKQEEEEEADITKFPLITVIVKSEDDDDQEISEKYLPPEQQGPQSPHVKEEAEASPHIREEEEPDPQHSKEEEVQGTLHIKKEVELADITKLPSNGFPLKNEDEDKGQSDVNREGDSPNCSSNQHMTTECDGGSQAELLTPLSDSDDITSHSSYTDDDDDDDDDDDDDDDEHSKGEMACQTDERNWECSQCGKTLASKYGLKGHMKLHMGEKPFSCSVCGKKFSTRGNLKRHKSTHTGQKPFACSVCGKRVTRKTSLEMHIRKHTGEKPFACSVCDKMFYTQQTLKRHKRTHSGEKPFVCSVCGKGFFIKERLITHTRTHTGEKPFACSLCDKRFHVKAHLKTHTITHTEEKPFVCTICGKRFSRIGNLKIHTITHTGEKAFACSVCGKRLSTKGCLNRHITTHTEEKPFPCSVCGKSFSFERYLIKHTKTHTGKKLFSCSVCGKKFSVERYLNRHTKMHTGEKTFTGSLCNLSSGSGLDELCLEQQEPEPLQH; this is translated from the exons ATGTTTATGATCATCAGCaaactctgcaggagcctgataataaTCCTCATTGAATCAG ATGTCAGTGAAGAAGATCTTCATCGTGAGCAGCAGGAGGCAAAGCCGCCCCACCACATCaaacaggaagaggaggaggaggctgaTATCACCAAGTTTCCATTAATTACTGTCATTGTGAAGAGTGAAGATGATGACGACCAAG AGATCAGTGAAAAGTATCTTCCTCCTGAGCAACAGGGGCCACAGTCACCTCACGTTAAAGAGGAGGCGGAAGCCTCCCCCCACATAAGAGAGGAAGAGGAGCCAGATCCCCAACACAGTAAAGAGGAGGAAGTGCAAGGGACTTTACACATTAAAAAGGAAGTGGAGCTGGCTGATATCACCAAGTTGCCATCGAATGGTTTCCCTTTGAAGAATGAAGATGAAGATAAAGGACAAAGTGATGTGAACAGAGAGGGTGATTCTCCAAACTGCAGCTCAAATCAGCACATGACAACAGAATGTGATGGGGGATCTCAAGCAGAGCTCTTAACTCCACTGTCAGACAGTGATGACATAACGTCACACTCTTCTtacactgatgatgatgatgatgatgatgatgatgatgatgatgatgatgatgaacacTCGAAAGGTGAAATGGCATGTCAAACTGACGAAAGAAACTgggaatgttctcagtgtgggaaAACTTTGGCTTCAAAGTATGGCTTGAAAGGACACATGAAGTTGCACatgggggaaaaacctttttcctgctcagtttgtggcaaaaAATTCTCTACACGAGGCAATTTGAAAAGACACAAAAGTACGCACACTGGgcagaaaccttttgcctgctcagtttgtggtaaaagagTCACTAGAAAGACAAGTTTAGAAATGCACATTAGAAaacacactggggagaaaccttttgcctgctcagtttgtgataAAATGTTCTATAcgcaacaaactttaaaaagacacaaacgAACACACAGtggggagaaaccttttgtctgctcagtttgtggtaaaggCTTCTTTATAAAGGAACGTTTaataacacacacaagaacacatactggagagaaaccttttgcctgttcaCTTTGCGATAAAAGATTCCATGTAAAGGCACACCTAAAAACGCACACAATAACTCACACTGAGGAGAAACCTTTTGTCTGCACAATCTGTGGTAAAAGATTCTCTAGAAttggaaatttaaaaatacacacaataactcacactggggagaaagcttttgcctgctcagtttgtggtaaaagacTTTCTACGAAGGGATGTTTGAACAGACACATTACAACACACACAGAAGAGAAACCTTTTCCCTGTTCAgtttgtggaaaaagcttctcttttGAGAGATATTTAATAAAgcatacaaaaacacacacaggaaagaaactattttcttgTTCAGTATGTGGGAAAAAATTCTCTGTAGAAAGGTATTTAAACAGGCATACCAAAATGCACACCGGAGAGAAAACATTTACTGGTTCATTGTGCAACTTGAGTTCAGGATCAGGACTGGATGAGCTGTGTCTTGAGCAACAGGAGCCTGAGCCCCTCCAACATTAA
- the LOC144017732 gene encoding uncharacterized protein LOC144017732 isoform X2, which yields MSERRITENVEEFSGTKEDNERQCQLLDAIFKQLRDVSEEDLHREQQEAKPPHHIKQEEEEEADITKFPLITVIVKSEDDDDQEISEKYLPPEQQGPQSPHVKEEAEASPHIREEEEPDPQHSKEEEVQGTLHIKKEVELADITKLPSNGFPLKNEDEDKGQSDVNREGDSPNCSSNQHMTTECDGGSQAELLTPLSDSDDITSHSSYTDDDDDDDDDDDDDDDEHSKGEMACQTDERNWECSQCGKTLASKYGLKGHMKLHMGEKPFSCSVCGKKFSTRGNLKRHKSTHTGQKPFACSVCGKRVTRKTSLEMHIRKHTGEKPFACSVCDKMFYTQQTLKRHKRTHSGEKPFVCSVCGKGFFIKERLITHTRTHTGEKPFACSLCDKRFHVKAHLKTHTITHTEEKPFVCTICGKRFSRIGNLKIHTITHTGEKAFACSVCGKRLSTKGCLNRHITTHTEEKPFPCSVCGKSFSFERYLIKHTKTHTGKKLFSCSVCGKKFSVERYLNRHTKMHTGEKTFTGSLCNLSSGSGLDELCLEQQEPEPLQH from the exons ATGTCTGAAAGAAGGATAACGGAGAACGTGGAAGAATTTTCTGGAACAAAAGAGGACAACGAGAGACAATGTCAACTACTAGACGCTATTTTCAAGCAGCTTCGAG ATGTCAGTGAAGAAGATCTTCATCGTGAGCAGCAGGAGGCAAAGCCGCCCCACCACATCaaacaggaagaggaggaggaggctgaTATCACCAAGTTTCCATTAATTACTGTCATTGTGAAGAGTGAAGATGATGACGACCAAG AGATCAGTGAAAAGTATCTTCCTCCTGAGCAACAGGGGCCACAGTCACCTCACGTTAAAGAGGAGGCGGAAGCCTCCCCCCACATAAGAGAGGAAGAGGAGCCAGATCCCCAACACAGTAAAGAGGAGGAAGTGCAAGGGACTTTACACATTAAAAAGGAAGTGGAGCTGGCTGATATCACCAAGTTGCCATCGAATGGTTTCCCTTTGAAGAATGAAGATGAAGATAAAGGACAAAGTGATGTGAACAGAGAGGGTGATTCTCCAAACTGCAGCTCAAATCAGCACATGACAACAGAATGTGATGGGGGATCTCAAGCAGAGCTCTTAACTCCACTGTCAGACAGTGATGACATAACGTCACACTCTTCTtacactgatgatgatgatgatgatgatgatgatgatgatgatgatgatgatgaacacTCGAAAGGTGAAATGGCATGTCAAACTGACGAAAGAAACTgggaatgttctcagtgtgggaaAACTTTGGCTTCAAAGTATGGCTTGAAAGGACACATGAAGTTGCACatgggggaaaaacctttttcctgctcagtttgtggcaaaaAATTCTCTACACGAGGCAATTTGAAAAGACACAAAAGTACGCACACTGGgcagaaaccttttgcctgctcagtttgtggtaaaagagTCACTAGAAAGACAAGTTTAGAAATGCACATTAGAAaacacactggggagaaaccttttgcctgctcagtttgtgataAAATGTTCTATAcgcaacaaactttaaaaagacacaaacgAACACACAGtggggagaaaccttttgtctgctcagtttgtggtaaaggCTTCTTTATAAAGGAACGTTTaataacacacacaagaacacatactggagagaaaccttttgcctgttcaCTTTGCGATAAAAGATTCCATGTAAAGGCACACCTAAAAACGCACACAATAACTCACACTGAGGAGAAACCTTTTGTCTGCACAATCTGTGGTAAAAGATTCTCTAGAAttggaaatttaaaaatacacacaataactcacactggggagaaagcttttgcctgctcagtttgtggtaaaagacTTTCTACGAAGGGATGTTTGAACAGACACATTACAACACACACAGAAGAGAAACCTTTTCCCTGTTCAgtttgtggaaaaagcttctcttttGAGAGATATTTAATAAAgcatacaaaaacacacacaggaaagaaactattttcttgTTCAGTATGTGGGAAAAAATTCTCTGTAGAAAGGTATTTAAACAGGCATACCAAAATGCACACCGGAGAGAAAACATTTACTGGTTCATTGTGCAACTTGAGTTCAGGATCAGGACTGGATGAGCTGTGTCTTGAGCAACAGGAGCCTGAGCCCCTCCAACATTAA
- the LOC144017740 gene encoding uncharacterized protein LOC144017740 isoform X2: MPTGRCFQEASRCVEQSRFVLNRLGDISEGDRHSKQQEWSSRVEQQETEPPHIKEEDEEADINELPFTCVIVKIEDEYKNECDEDQCGGSQADNLSAPLSDSDNTTSHSSDTEDDEHSKGDITCHADEQWVKCSQYDKTFPNKSSLKIHMGTHPGEKQLSYSECGKRQKAESKPFACSFCPLSFRRRCNLITHTRTHTGEKPFACLICAKRFARKGPLIVHIRTHTGEKPFACSLCSKRFARKAHLNIHTRTHTGEKPFACSVCNLNFSERSGLVLHMRTHTGEKPYSCSVCGKRFAQSRNLTTHKRTHTGEKPFSCSVCDEQFSYKYQMNKHKCAGEKSSSQ, translated from the exons ATGCCAACAGGACGCTGTTTTCAAGAAGCTTCAAGatgtgttgaacagagcaggtttgttctGAATCGATTGGGAG ACATCAGTGAAGGAGATCGTCATTCTAAGCagcaggagtggagctccagggtgGAGCAGCAAGAGACAGAGCCTCCCCACATTaaagaggaagacgaggaggcTGATATCAACGAGTTGCCTTTCACTTGTGTCATCGTCAAGATTGAAGATGAGTacaaaaacgagtgtgatgaAGACCAATGTGGAGGATCACAAGCAGACAACCTCTCGGCTCCACTTTCAGATAGTGACAACACAACCTCACACTCTTCTGACACTGAAGATGATGAACACTCAAAAGGTGATATAACATGTCACGCTGACGAACAATGGGTGAAATGTTCTCAGTATGACAAAACTTTTCCCAACAAGTCATCGTTGAAAATACACATGGGAACACACCCTGGGGAGAAACAATTAAGTTACTCAGAATGTGGCAAAAGACAGAAGGCAGAAAgtaaaccttttgcctgctcattcTGCCCATTAAGTTTCCGGAGGCGTTGCAATTTAATTacacacacaagaacgcacaccggagagaaaccttttgcctgcctaaTTTGTGCAAAAAGATTTGCACGTAAGGGACCCTTGATTGTTCACATAAGAACGCACacgggcgagaaaccttttgcctgctcattaTGTAGTAAAAGATTTGCTCGTAAGGCACATTTGAACatacacacaagaacgcacacaggagagaaaccttttgcctgctcggtCTGCAACTTAAATTTCAGTGAACGTTCTGGATTGGTGCTGCACATGAGgacacacactggggagaagCCATATTCTTGCTCCGTTTGTGGTAAAAGATTTGCTCAAAGTCGCAATTTGACAACACAcaaaagaacccacactggggaGAAGCCGTTTAGTTGCAGTGTGTGTGATGAACAGTTCTCTTATAAGTACCAGATGAACAAACATAAATGTGCTGGTGAGAAGAGCAGCAGTCAATAA
- the LOC144017732 gene encoding uncharacterized protein LOC144017732 isoform X1 codes for MSERRITENVEEFSGTKEDNERQCQLLDAIFKQLRGTLHRADVSEEDLHREQQEAKPPHHIKQEEEEEADITKFPLITVIVKSEDDDDQEISEKYLPPEQQGPQSPHVKEEAEASPHIREEEEPDPQHSKEEEVQGTLHIKKEVELADITKLPSNGFPLKNEDEDKGQSDVNREGDSPNCSSNQHMTTECDGGSQAELLTPLSDSDDITSHSSYTDDDDDDDDDDDDDDDEHSKGEMACQTDERNWECSQCGKTLASKYGLKGHMKLHMGEKPFSCSVCGKKFSTRGNLKRHKSTHTGQKPFACSVCGKRVTRKTSLEMHIRKHTGEKPFACSVCDKMFYTQQTLKRHKRTHSGEKPFVCSVCGKGFFIKERLITHTRTHTGEKPFACSLCDKRFHVKAHLKTHTITHTEEKPFVCTICGKRFSRIGNLKIHTITHTGEKAFACSVCGKRLSTKGCLNRHITTHTEEKPFPCSVCGKSFSFERYLIKHTKTHTGKKLFSCSVCGKKFSVERYLNRHTKMHTGEKTFTGSLCNLSSGSGLDELCLEQQEPEPLQH; via the exons ATGTCTGAAAGAAGGATAACGGAGAACGTGGAAGAATTTTCTGGAACAAAAGAGGACAACGAGAGACAATGTCAACTACTAGACGCTATTTTCAAGCAGCTTCGAGGTACATTacacagagcag ATGTCAGTGAAGAAGATCTTCATCGTGAGCAGCAGGAGGCAAAGCCGCCCCACCACATCaaacaggaagaggaggaggaggctgaTATCACCAAGTTTCCATTAATTACTGTCATTGTGAAGAGTGAAGATGATGACGACCAAG AGATCAGTGAAAAGTATCTTCCTCCTGAGCAACAGGGGCCACAGTCACCTCACGTTAAAGAGGAGGCGGAAGCCTCCCCCCACATAAGAGAGGAAGAGGAGCCAGATCCCCAACACAGTAAAGAGGAGGAAGTGCAAGGGACTTTACACATTAAAAAGGAAGTGGAGCTGGCTGATATCACCAAGTTGCCATCGAATGGTTTCCCTTTGAAGAATGAAGATGAAGATAAAGGACAAAGTGATGTGAACAGAGAGGGTGATTCTCCAAACTGCAGCTCAAATCAGCACATGACAACAGAATGTGATGGGGGATCTCAAGCAGAGCTCTTAACTCCACTGTCAGACAGTGATGACATAACGTCACACTCTTCTtacactgatgatgatgatgatgatgatgatgatgatgatgatgatgatgatgaacacTCGAAAGGTGAAATGGCATGTCAAACTGACGAAAGAAACTgggaatgttctcagtgtgggaaAACTTTGGCTTCAAAGTATGGCTTGAAAGGACACATGAAGTTGCACatgggggaaaaacctttttcctgctcagtttgtggcaaaaAATTCTCTACACGAGGCAATTTGAAAAGACACAAAAGTACGCACACTGGgcagaaaccttttgcctgctcagtttgtggtaaaagagTCACTAGAAAGACAAGTTTAGAAATGCACATTAGAAaacacactggggagaaaccttttgcctgctcagtttgtgataAAATGTTCTATAcgcaacaaactttaaaaagacacaaacgAACACACAGtggggagaaaccttttgtctgctcagtttgtggtaaaggCTTCTTTATAAAGGAACGTTTaataacacacacaagaacacatactggagagaaaccttttgcctgttcaCTTTGCGATAAAAGATTCCATGTAAAGGCACACCTAAAAACGCACACAATAACTCACACTGAGGAGAAACCTTTTGTCTGCACAATCTGTGGTAAAAGATTCTCTAGAAttggaaatttaaaaatacacacaataactcacactggggagaaagcttttgcctgctcagtttgtggtaaaagacTTTCTACGAAGGGATGTTTGAACAGACACATTACAACACACACAGAAGAGAAACCTTTTCCCTGTTCAgtttgtggaaaaagcttctcttttGAGAGATATTTAATAAAgcatacaaaaacacacacaggaaagaaactattttcttgTTCAGTATGTGGGAAAAAATTCTCTGTAGAAAGGTATTTAAACAGGCATACCAAAATGCACACCGGAGAGAAAACATTTACTGGTTCATTGTGCAACTTGAGTTCAGGATCAGGACTGGATGAGCTGTGTCTTGAGCAACAGGAGCCTGAGCCCCTCCAACATTAA
- the LOC144017738 gene encoding uncharacterized protein LOC144017738, protein MQEPEAPCVKEEEEEADITKFPLTVIVKSEDDDDVEGDGDNCGGSQADSLLAPLSGSDDMTSHSPDTDDEDGDGTRHTGKKQENCMQCGKTFSSKWNLKVHLRSHKGEKPFTCSDCGKRFASKGNLNAHTRIHNGEKPFSCSVCGLRVTQKSGLTTHMRIHTGEKPFTCSLCGKSFSIKGHLRRHTRTHTGERPFACLVCGKRFSIKGHLRTHTSIHTGEKPFSCSICTFSFSERSKLVKHMRTHSGEKPFCCLVCSKRFSAKTSLVRHKRTHSGENTVACSVCNMTFSDRSGLTEHKRTHTGEKHFCCSVCGKRFTQRVHLTSHTRIHTGEKPFSCSVCEKRFTRKDQVKRHKCSGEKSSSQ, encoded by the coding sequence ATGCAGGAGCCAGAAGCCCCTTGtgttaaagaggaagaggaggaggctgaTATCACCAAGTTTCCCTTGACTGTCATTGTGAAgagtgaggatgatgatgatgttgaaggTGATGGAGACAACTGTGGAGGATCCCAAGCAGACAGCCTCCTAGCTCCACTGTCAGGAAGTGACGACATGACGTCACACTCTCCTGACACTGACGATGAGGATGGCGATGGAACACGTCACACGGGCAAGAAACAAGAGAATTGCATGcagtgtgggaaaacatttagctcaaaatggAATTTGAAGGTTCACCTTCGAAGTCATAAAGGAGAGAAACCGTTCACCTGTTCAGATTGCGGTAAAAGATTTGCTAGTAAGGGAAATTTGAACGCGCACACAAGAATACACaatggagaaaaacctttttcctgctcagtttgtggcctgAGAGTAACTCAAAAGAGTGGTTTAACAACTCACATGAGAAtacacactggggagaaaccttttacctgctcactatgtggcaaaagcttctcgaTAAAGGGTCATTTAAGAAGACACaccagaacacacactggagagaggccctttgcttgcttagtttgtggtaaaagattCTCTATAAAAGGACATTTACGAACGCACACAAGTATACACACTggtgaaaaacctttttcctgctcgaTCTGCACCTTCAGTTTCAGTGAACGTTCAAAATTGGTCAAACACATGAGAACGCactctggagaaaaacctttttgctGTTTAGTTTGTAGTAAAAGATTCTCGGCAAAGACAAGTTTAGTGCgacacaaaagaacacacagtggagagAACACTGTTGCCTGCTCAGTCTGCAACATGACTTTTAGTGATCGTTCTGGATTGACTGAGCACAAGAGGACACACACCGGAGAGAAGCACTTTTGCTGCTCTGTATGTGGTAAAAGATTCACTCAAAGAGTACACTTGACATCACATACAAGAATACACACTGGTGAGAAgccattcagttgcagtgtgtGTGAGAAAAGATTTACTCGTAAGGATCAGGTTAAGAGACACAAGTGTTCTGGCGAGAAGAGCAGCAGTCAATGA
- the LOC144017740 gene encoding uncharacterized protein LOC144017740 isoform X1, translating into MCAKRVKEEDEIGATEEDNDPQCQQDAVFKKLQDVLNRADISEGDRHSKQQEWSSRVEQQETEPPHIKEEDEEADINELPFTCVIVKIEDEYKNECDEDQCGGSQADNLSAPLSDSDNTTSHSSDTEDDEHSKGDITCHADEQWVKCSQYDKTFPNKSSLKIHMGTHPGEKQLSYSECGKRQKAESKPFACSFCPLSFRRRCNLITHTRTHTGEKPFACLICAKRFARKGPLIVHIRTHTGEKPFACSLCSKRFARKAHLNIHTRTHTGEKPFACSVCNLNFSERSGLVLHMRTHTGEKPYSCSVCGKRFAQSRNLTTHKRTHTGEKPFSCSVCDEQFSYKYQMNKHKCAGEKSSSQ; encoded by the exons ATGTGTGCAAAACGTGTGAAAGAGGAGGACGAAATTGGTGCAACAGAAGAGGACAACGATCCACAATGCCAACAGGACGCTGTTTTCAAGAAGCTTCAAGatgtgttgaacagagcag ACATCAGTGAAGGAGATCGTCATTCTAAGCagcaggagtggagctccagggtgGAGCAGCAAGAGACAGAGCCTCCCCACATTaaagaggaagacgaggaggcTGATATCAACGAGTTGCCTTTCACTTGTGTCATCGTCAAGATTGAAGATGAGTacaaaaacgagtgtgatgaAGACCAATGTGGAGGATCACAAGCAGACAACCTCTCGGCTCCACTTTCAGATAGTGACAACACAACCTCACACTCTTCTGACACTGAAGATGATGAACACTCAAAAGGTGATATAACATGTCACGCTGACGAACAATGGGTGAAATGTTCTCAGTATGACAAAACTTTTCCCAACAAGTCATCGTTGAAAATACACATGGGAACACACCCTGGGGAGAAACAATTAAGTTACTCAGAATGTGGCAAAAGACAGAAGGCAGAAAgtaaaccttttgcctgctcattcTGCCCATTAAGTTTCCGGAGGCGTTGCAATTTAATTacacacacaagaacgcacaccggagagaaaccttttgcctgcctaaTTTGTGCAAAAAGATTTGCACGTAAGGGACCCTTGATTGTTCACATAAGAACGCACacgggcgagaaaccttttgcctgctcattaTGTAGTAAAAGATTTGCTCGTAAGGCACATTTGAACatacacacaagaacgcacacaggagagaaaccttttgcctgctcggtCTGCAACTTAAATTTCAGTGAACGTTCTGGATTGGTGCTGCACATGAGgacacacactggggagaagCCATATTCTTGCTCCGTTTGTGGTAAAAGATTTGCTCAAAGTCGCAATTTGACAACACAcaaaagaacccacactggggaGAAGCCGTTTAGTTGCAGTGTGTGTGATGAACAGTTCTCTTATAAGTACCAGATGAACAAACATAAATGTGCTGGTGAGAAGAGCAGCAGTCAATAA
- the LOC144017087 gene encoding uncharacterized protein LOC144017087: MCERRRVRGGNFSDKRGERATTSTGLLNAKANPMLHDEPHKPDVSEENHAEQPESPHNKKENVPALAQIKEDDDPEILQIKVEEEEETDIFKFTFTGVPLKSEAGEDQHEPPTSSSSQHMAIEGDEEHRGGSQPDGLLAPLSDGEEVTSQSSGTDADDEHSKGDMTGHTVNKRVKCSQCDNTFFNKSSLKRHITTHTGEKPFVCSVCGKRFRIKGDLRIHVRIHTGERPFACSVCGKGFTQKGHLRSHIRTHTGEKPFACSFCNVSFSQRSSLGPHMRTHTGEKPYSCSVCGKSFSLHVNLVRHRRRHCGEKAFSCSVCDEKFSLKSEMNKHACAGEKSSG; this comes from the exons ATGTGTGAAAGAAGAAGAGTACGAGGAGGAAATTTCTCGGACAAAAGAGGAGAGCGAGCAACAACGTCAACTGGACTCCTGAACGCTAAAGCTAATCCTATGCTTCACGATGAGCCACACAAACCAG atgtCAGTGAAGAAAATCATGCTGAGCAGCCCGAGTCTCCTcacaataaaaaagaaaatgtgccaGCACTTGCTCAAATTAAAGAAGATGACGATCCAGAGATTCTCCAGATTAAagtggaagaggaggaggagactgATATCTTCAAGTTCACATTTACTGGCGTCCCTTTGAAGAGTGAAGCTGGAGAAGATCAGCATGAGCCTCCAACCAGCAGCTCAAGTCAACACATGGCAATAGAAGGTGACGAAGAGCACCGTGGAGGATCACAGCCAGATGGCCTCTTAGCTCCACTGTCAGATGGTGAGGAAGTAACGTCACAATCTTCTGGCACTGATGCTGATGATGAACACTCAAAAGGTGATATGACAGGCCACACTGTCAACAAACGTgtgaaatgttctcagtgtgacaACACTTTTTTCAACAAGTCATCATTGAAAAGACACATTACTACACACaccggagaaaaaccttttgtctGTTCAGTTTGCGGTAAAAGATTTCGGATAAAGGGAGATTTAAGAATACATGTACGAATACACACCGGAGAGAGACCATTTGCCTGTTCGGTTTGTGGTAAAGGGTTCACGCAGAAGGGACATTTAAGATCacacataagaacacacactggagagaaacccttTGCCTGTTCATTCTGCAACGTAAGCTTCAGTCAACGGTCATCATTGGGCCCacacatgagaacgcacactggggaaaaaccctattcctgctcagtttgtggtaaaagtttctctctaCATGTCAATTTGGTAAGACACAGAAGAAGACACTGTGGTGAGAAAGCATTTAGTTGCAGCGTGTGTGATGAAAAATTCTCTCTTAAGTCGGAGATGAACAAACACGCGTGTGCTGGTGAGAAGAGCAGCGGTTAG